One window of Gloeothece citriformis PCC 7424 genomic DNA carries:
- a CDS encoding PAP/fibrillin family protein: protein MKEKTKLLEVIAGKNRGLLATETDRVKVLSAVEQLEDHNPTPNPLEAQNLLEGNWRLLYTTSRGILGLDRVPLLQLGQTYQCIRTSEAKLYNIAEIVGIPLFEGIVSVAARFEPVSTRRVNVKFERYILGLQRFIGYRSPNQLIEDLELGKKLFSVDFSLENRDSQGWLEITYLDEDLRIGRGNQGSVFVLAKEKFS from the coding sequence ATGAAAGAAAAAACTAAGTTATTAGAAGTTATTGCCGGCAAAAATCGGGGTTTACTAGCGACAGAAACAGATAGAGTCAAGGTACTTTCAGCAGTCGAACAACTTGAAGATCATAATCCCACTCCAAACCCCCTTGAAGCTCAAAATTTATTAGAGGGAAACTGGCGCTTACTGTACACCACTAGCCGAGGAATTTTAGGGTTAGATCGAGTTCCCCTATTACAATTAGGACAGACTTATCAATGTATTCGCACCTCTGAAGCTAAACTATATAATATTGCTGAGATTGTCGGAATCCCTTTGTTTGAGGGGATTGTGAGTGTTGCTGCTCGTTTTGAACCGGTTTCAACCCGTCGAGTTAATGTTAAATTTGAGCGCTACATTTTAGGATTACAGCGTTTTATCGGTTATCGATCGCCTAATCAATTAATTGAAGATCTCGAACTCGGTAAAAAGCTTTTTTCTGTCGATTTTAGTTTAGAAAATAGAGATTCTCAAGGATGGCTAGAAATTACTTATCTTGATGAAGATTTACGGATAGGAAGAGGAAATCAAGGCAGTGTTTTTGTTTTAGCTAAAGAAAAATTTAGTTAG
- a CDS encoding vitamin K epoxide reductase family protein — protein sequence MSRRRSTPWIYRYSRFILGAIALVGILITLYLTVIAFTGANAACPVDPTTGVSSCDRVLTSPYAKLFGLPLSLYGLGAYIAMTILALCPFAVNPETDKPLRKQLEDITWKLLFIGSTAMTVFSGYLIYTSLVVIGAECYYCIGSALCSLALFIVTIIGHEWEEIGQIAFTGIIVAIITLVGTLGVYANVNTAVSADGKVVIEQATTAAKPPKGWEITTTSGEAEIALAKHLSAIGAKKYGAFWCPHCYDQKQLFGKEAFALVDYVECDPQGVNPQRALCEKAGITGFPSWEIKGQVYPGTQSLEKLAELSGYQGPTNFKYKLPGA from the coding sequence ATGAGTCGCCGACGTTCTACCCCTTGGATTTATCGCTATTCCCGCTTCATTTTAGGAGCGATCGCTCTTGTAGGAATATTAATTACCCTTTATTTAACGGTTATCGCCTTTACAGGTGCTAACGCCGCTTGTCCTGTCGATCCCACTACTGGGGTTTCCAGTTGCGATCGAGTGTTAACAAGTCCTTATGCTAAACTTTTTGGACTTCCTTTGAGTTTATATGGGTTAGGGGCGTATATCGCCATGACCATTTTAGCGTTATGTCCTTTTGCGGTTAATCCAGAAACCGATAAACCTTTACGAAAACAACTTGAAGATATAACCTGGAAATTATTATTTATTGGCTCAACCGCAATGACCGTATTTAGCGGTTATTTGATTTATACATCTTTAGTAGTGATTGGGGCAGAATGTTATTACTGTATTGGGTCAGCCCTTTGTTCTTTAGCCTTATTTATTGTTACGATTATCGGTCATGAATGGGAAGAAATTGGGCAAATTGCTTTTACAGGAATTATCGTCGCTATAATAACTTTAGTGGGAACTTTAGGAGTTTATGCTAATGTTAATACTGCGGTTTCTGCTGATGGAAAAGTTGTCATTGAGCAAGCAACAACCGCCGCTAAACCGCCTAAAGGTTGGGAAATTACTACGACTTCTGGGGAAGCGGAAATAGCTTTAGCTAAACATCTTAGCGCTATTGGAGCGAAAAAGTATGGGGCTTTTTGGTGTCCTCATTGTTACGATCAAAAGCAGTTATTTGGCAAAGAAGCTTTTGCTTTAGTGGATTATGTAGAATGCGATCCTCAAGGCGTTAACCCTCAACGTGCCTTGTGTGAAAAAGCAGGAATTACAGGCTTTCCTTCTTGGGAAATCAAAGGACAAGTTTATCCGGGTACACAAAGTCTGGAAAAATTAGCCGAGTTATCGGGTTATCAAGGGCCAACTAATTTTAAATATAAATTACCTGGAGCATAA
- the btpA gene encoding photosystem I biogenesis protein BtpA has translation MNLNQLFNTANPIIGVVHLLPLPTSARWGGNLTAVIERAEQEATALAAGGVDGIIVENFFDAPFAKDHVDPAVVSAMTLIVDRLKNLVVLPVGLNVLRNDGRSAMAIAACVKAQFIRVNVLTGIMATDQGMIEGQAHQLLRYRRELGSDIAILADVLVKHALPLGNANLTTVVQDTIERGLADGVILSGWSTGNAPSFEDLELATTAAKGTPVLIGSGATWENIGQLMKAADGVIVASSLKRHGNINEPIDPIRVSQFVEAAREVSLAKETSQSISSMKLPQK, from the coding sequence GTGAACTTAAATCAACTCTTTAATACAGCAAATCCTATCATCGGCGTTGTTCATTTGTTGCCATTGCCCACTTCTGCCCGTTGGGGAGGGAATTTGACCGCAGTGATCGAAAGGGCAGAACAGGAAGCAACCGCTTTGGCGGCGGGTGGAGTAGACGGAATTATTGTCGAAAATTTTTTTGATGCTCCTTTTGCAAAAGATCACGTAGACCCGGCTGTGGTGAGTGCGATGACTCTGATTGTCGATCGTCTCAAAAACTTGGTGGTTTTACCAGTAGGTTTAAATGTATTACGGAATGATGGCAGGAGTGCTATGGCGATCGCTGCCTGTGTTAAAGCTCAATTTATTCGGGTTAATGTCTTAACCGGCATTATGGCTACGGATCAAGGGATGATCGAAGGACAAGCGCACCAACTCCTGCGCTATCGTCGAGAATTAGGCAGTGATATCGCTATTTTAGCGGATGTTTTGGTCAAACACGCCCTTCCTTTAGGGAATGCTAACCTGACTACGGTAGTACAAGATACAATTGAAAGAGGGTTAGCCGATGGGGTCATTTTATCAGGATGGTCAACTGGGAATGCTCCCTCTTTTGAAGATTTAGAATTAGCGACAACCGCAGCCAAAGGAACGCCTGTATTGATCGGCAGTGGGGCAACCTGGGAAAACATTGGTCAATTGATGAAGGCCGCAGATGGGGTGATCGTGGCCAGTTCCCTCAAACGTCATGGTAATATTAATGAGCCGATCGATCCGATTCGGGTTTCTCAATTTGTGGAAGCCGCGCGAGAAGTGAGTTTAGCTAAAGAAACATCACAATCTATCTCTTCTATGAAACTGCCTCAAAAATAA
- the rimO gene encoding 30S ribosomal protein S12 methylthiotransferase RimO yields the protein MGNKPTIAISHLGCEKNRIDSEHMLGLLAQAGYPVDANEELADYVIVNTCSFIQSAREESVRTLVELAEANKKVIISGCMAQHFQDELLSELPEAVAIVGTGDYQKIVQVIQRVENGQRVKEISSEPTYIADETVPRYRTTSEGVAYLRVAEGCDYRCSFCIIPHLRGNQRSRTIESIVREAQQLADQGVQELILISQITTNYGLDLYGEPKLAQLLQALGEVDIPWIRIHYAYPTGLTPKVIEAIRETPNVLPYLDLPLQHSHPDILKRMNRPWQGRVNDSIIERIKDAIPKAVLRTTFIVGFPGETEEHYAHLVEFVKRHEFDHVGVFTFSPEEETPAYHMANQIPQEIMEQRRDTIMQIQQPISLQKNCACIGDIVDVLIEQENPDTGQFIGRSARFAPEVDGLVYVEGEASLGTIIPVKIKDADIYDLYGEVIN from the coding sequence ATGGGCAACAAGCCAACCATTGCTATTTCTCATCTCGGCTGCGAGAAAAACCGTATCGACTCAGAACATATGTTAGGGTTACTAGCCCAAGCGGGCTACCCAGTAGATGCTAATGAAGAATTAGCCGATTATGTCATTGTTAATACTTGTAGCTTTATTCAATCAGCCCGAGAAGAATCCGTTCGGACTCTGGTAGAATTAGCTGAAGCTAATAAGAAAGTGATTATTTCCGGCTGCATGGCGCAGCATTTTCAAGATGAACTCCTCTCAGAATTGCCCGAAGCAGTGGCTATTGTGGGAACAGGAGATTATCAGAAAATTGTTCAAGTCATTCAACGGGTTGAAAACGGCCAAAGAGTTAAAGAGATTTCAAGCGAACCGACTTACATCGCCGATGAAACTGTTCCCCGCTATCGAACCACCTCTGAAGGAGTGGCTTATCTTCGGGTAGCAGAAGGCTGTGATTATCGCTGTTCTTTTTGTATTATTCCTCATTTACGGGGCAATCAGCGCTCCCGGACGATCGAGTCTATTGTCAGGGAAGCCCAACAATTAGCCGACCAAGGGGTACAAGAATTAATTCTCATTTCCCAAATAACGACTAATTATGGGTTAGACTTGTATGGAGAACCTAAATTAGCTCAACTGCTACAAGCTCTAGGTGAGGTAGACATCCCTTGGATTCGTATTCACTATGCTTATCCCACTGGGTTAACCCCAAAGGTGATCGAGGCGATTCGAGAAACGCCTAATGTATTACCCTATCTAGATTTACCCTTACAACATTCTCACCCAGACATTCTCAAGAGAATGAATCGCCCTTGGCAAGGACGGGTAAATGATAGTATTATAGAAAGGATAAAAGATGCTATTCCGAAAGCCGTTTTGAGGACAACCTTCATAGTAGGATTTCCTGGAGAAACTGAAGAACATTATGCACATTTAGTTGAATTTGTCAAGCGTCATGAATTCGATCATGTAGGGGTTTTTACTTTTTCCCCCGAAGAAGAGACACCAGCCTATCACATGGCCAATCAAATCCCTCAAGAGATCATGGAACAAAGACGGGATACAATCATGCAAATCCAGCAGCCGATATCCCTACAAAAAAATTGCGCTTGCATCGGAGACATCGTTGATGTACTGATTGAACAGGAAAATCCTGATACCGGTCAATTCATTGGCCGTTCAGCCCGCTTTGCACCAGAGGTAGACGGATTGGTTTATGTTGAAGGGGAAGCATCCCTAGGAACAATAATTCCAGTAAAAATCAAAGATGCAGATATTTATGATCTTTATGGTGAAGTAATTAACTAA
- a CDS encoding glucose-1-phosphate adenylyltransferase: MKRVLAIILGGGAGTRLYPLTKLRAKPAVPLAGKYRLIDIPVSNCINSEITKIYVLTQFNSASLNRHLSRTYNFTGFNDEFVEVLAAQQTAENPSWFQGTADAVRQYLWLMEEWDVDEYLILSGDHLYRMDYREYIQRHRETKADITLSVVPIDEKRASSFGLMKIDDNARVVDFSEKPKGEALRQMQVDTSILGLSPDQARKNPYIASMGIYIFNREVLGKLLRQNPEQTDFGKEIIPGAKTDYNLQAYLYKGYWEDIGTIEAFYESNLALTQQPQPPFSFYDEKAPIYTRPRYLPPTKVLNCTITESMISEGCILKDCRIHHSVLGIRSRVESDCTIEDSMLMGADYYESSTKRKAVLEAGKVPQGIGAGTTIRRAIIDKNARIGRNVLIINKDRIEEAEREDEGFLIRSGIVVVIKNATIPDGTVI, translated from the coding sequence GTGAAAAGAGTCTTAGCTATCATACTTGGAGGGGGTGCTGGTACGCGCCTCTATCCGTTAACTAAATTGAGAGCAAAACCGGCAGTTCCTTTGGCGGGTAAATATCGTTTAATTGATATTCCTGTGAGTAACTGCATTAACTCAGAGATTACTAAAATCTATGTTCTCACTCAATTTAATTCTGCGTCCCTGAATCGTCACTTATCCCGGACTTACAACTTTACTGGGTTTAATGACGAATTTGTTGAGGTTTTAGCCGCCCAACAGACGGCAGAAAATCCAAGTTGGTTTCAGGGAACGGCTGATGCGGTGCGTCAGTATCTTTGGTTGATGGAAGAATGGGATGTTGATGAATATCTGATTCTTTCTGGCGATCATTTATATCGGATGGATTACCGTGAGTATATCCAACGTCACCGGGAAACGAAAGCGGATATTACCTTATCTGTAGTGCCCATTGATGAAAAACGGGCTTCTAGTTTTGGGTTGATGAAGATTGATGATAATGCTCGGGTCGTTGATTTTTCTGAAAAACCGAAAGGGGAAGCTCTGCGACAAATGCAGGTAGATACTTCCATTTTAGGACTATCTCCAGACCAGGCTAGAAAAAACCCTTATATCGCCTCTATGGGGATTTATATCTTTAATAGAGAAGTTCTCGGCAAACTGTTGCGGCAAAATCCAGAACAAACGGATTTTGGTAAGGAAATTATCCCTGGAGCAAAAACAGACTATAATCTACAGGCTTACCTATATAAGGGATACTGGGAAGATATTGGGACAATAGAAGCTTTTTATGAGTCTAATTTAGCGTTAACTCAGCAACCTCAACCGCCGTTTAGTTTCTATGATGAAAAAGCACCCATTTATACCCGTCCCCGGTATTTACCGCCTACGAAAGTCCTTAATTGTACTATTACAGAATCGATGATTAGTGAAGGCTGTATTCTCAAAGACTGCCGTATTCATCATTCTGTTTTGGGGATTCGTTCTCGGGTAGAATCAGATTGTACTATTGAAGATAGTATGCTGATGGGGGCTGATTATTACGAATCTTCTACCAAGAGAAAAGCGGTTTTAGAAGCCGGAAAAGTTCCTCAAGGAATTGGTGCTGGTACAACAATTCGACGGGCAATTATTGATAAAAATGCTCGCATTGGTCGCAATGTATTGATTATCAATAAAGACCGTATCGAAGAAGCTGAACGTGAGGATGAAGGTTTCTTAATCCGTAGCGGCATTGTAGTGGTGATTAAAAATGCCACTATTCCTGACGGCACAGTCATCTAA
- a CDS encoding calcium/sodium antiporter, producing the protein MNIFVLSQLVAGLVLLVVGAEILVRGASKLATLLGIPSLVIGLTIVAYGTSAPEMAVSVQSALAGEGDIAIGNVIGSNIFNVLAILGISSVVVPLFVDKQLIKLDVPIMIGLSVLTFFFSLDRTINRSDGVILFLGAVIYTAFLFYQSRREKPSEEELKQEEQQIIGHISLVQWLTNIGFIIIGLGLLVLGSRWLVNSSIIIAQAIGVSELIIGLTIVSAGTSLPELATSVVASFRGERDIAVGNVVGSNIFNILAVLGLAAAVSPTGITVSSSLLNFDLPVMIAVAVACLPVFFTGRRINRWEGLLFLGYYVAYTIYLLLKSTQHDSLPIFSSIMLSFVIPITAVTLLVLSLQSLHKRNKRKTKEL; encoded by the coding sequence ATGAATATCTTTGTGCTAAGTCAACTGGTGGCCGGACTTGTATTATTAGTCGTTGGTGCAGAAATTTTAGTTCGTGGTGCATCTAAATTAGCTACCCTTTTAGGAATTCCTTCTCTCGTCATTGGATTAACCATTGTCGCCTATGGAACGAGCGCCCCGGAAATGGCCGTGAGTGTTCAATCTGCCTTGGCAGGAGAAGGAGATATTGCCATAGGCAACGTCATTGGCAGCAATATTTTTAATGTGTTGGCTATTTTAGGCATATCTTCGGTCGTTGTGCCTCTATTTGTCGATAAACAATTAATTAAGCTAGATGTACCGATTATGATTGGGTTATCTGTGCTGACTTTTTTCTTTAGTTTAGATCGCACGATTAATCGTTCTGATGGGGTGATTTTATTTTTAGGGGCTGTCATTTATACGGCGTTTTTATTTTATCAAAGTCGTCGGGAAAAACCTTCAGAAGAAGAATTAAAACAAGAAGAACAACAAATTATTGGTCATATTTCTTTAGTCCAATGGCTCACTAATATAGGATTTATTATTATTGGGTTAGGGTTATTAGTATTAGGTTCTCGTTGGTTGGTAAATAGTTCAATTATTATTGCTCAAGCGATTGGGGTAAGTGAGTTAATTATTGGCTTAACTATTGTTTCTGCCGGAACATCTTTACCTGAATTAGCTACCTCAGTTGTGGCTAGTTTTCGGGGTGAACGAGATATCGCTGTGGGAAATGTGGTCGGAAGTAATATTTTTAATATTTTAGCGGTCTTAGGGTTAGCGGCTGCGGTTTCTCCTACAGGAATAACCGTTTCTTCTTCCCTGTTAAATTTTGATTTACCCGTCATGATTGCTGTAGCGGTTGCTTGTTTACCTGTGTTCTTTACGGGGAGAAGAATTAACCGTTGGGAAGGATTATTATTTTTGGGCTATTATGTAGCTTATACTATCTATTTACTTTTAAAATCAACCCAACATGACAGTTTACCTATTTTTAGTTCAATTATGCTGTCTTTTGTGATTCCCATTACAGCAGTGACTTTATTAGTTTTATCTCTCCAGAGTTTACACAAAAGAAACAAAAGAAAGACAAAGGAACTATAG
- a CDS encoding histone deacetylase family protein — translation MLTVYSPDHLYQNAQFELIDGQLLPPVDTPKRVEAVLEKIEAIKLGEVLPAQEFGLDPILRVHEDSFVNFLQNAWSDWVKEYGEKEALPLNWPARTLRQDKIPEAIDGKLGYYSFDAGTPITAGTWRAAKASANVALTAQQLLKTGEKTVFALCRPPGHHAAKSLYGGYCFLNNAAIATQALLDAGAQRVGILDVDYHHGNGTQDIFYHRNDVLFVSLHADPRLDYPFYLGYEDETGIGQGEGFNFNYPLPWGIRWPEYCQRLKQGIDLMINYSPDVLVVSLGVDTYEHDPIAKFALTTEDYLSLGKMLASINKPTLWVMEGGYAVPEIGNHITNVLIGFEDN, via the coding sequence ATGCTAACTGTTTATAGCCCAGATCATCTCTATCAAAATGCCCAATTTGAACTCATTGATGGACAACTATTACCCCCAGTCGATACCCCTAAACGAGTTGAGGCAGTTTTAGAAAAAATTGAGGCGATAAAATTGGGGGAAGTGTTACCGGCTCAAGAGTTTGGGTTAGACCCCATTTTACGGGTTCATGAGGACTCTTTTGTTAATTTTCTGCAAAATGCTTGGTCAGACTGGGTGAAAGAATACGGCGAAAAAGAAGCCCTTCCTCTCAATTGGCCGGCACGAACTCTACGTCAGGATAAAATACCTGAAGCGATCGATGGTAAATTAGGATATTATTCTTTTGATGCCGGTACACCTATTACTGCCGGAACTTGGCGGGCGGCTAAGGCTTCCGCTAATGTGGCTTTAACTGCCCAACAGCTATTAAAAACAGGAGAAAAAACGGTTTTTGCCCTCTGTCGTCCTCCGGGACACCATGCCGCCAAAAGTCTTTATGGGGGTTACTGCTTTCTCAATAATGCGGCTATTGCGACTCAAGCTTTACTCGATGCAGGGGCGCAGCGCGTGGGCATTCTGGATGTGGACTATCATCACGGCAATGGAACTCAAGACATTTTTTATCATCGAAATGATGTTTTATTTGTTTCCCTACACGCTGACCCTCGTTTAGATTATCCTTTTTATTTAGGCTATGAAGATGAAACGGGTATAGGTCAAGGTGAAGGGTTTAATTTTAATTATCCCTTACCTTGGGGAATTCGTTGGCCTGAGTATTGTCAACGGCTTAAACAAGGAATTGATCTGATGATTAATTATAGTCCTGATGTCTTGGTGGTTTCTTTAGGCGTAGATACCTACGAACATGATCCGATCGCTAAATTTGCTTTAACAACAGAAGATTACCTATCTTTAGGAAAAATGCTCGCCTCCATTAACAAACCGACTTTATGGGTAATGGAAGGAGGTTATGCTGTACCAGAGATAGGAAATCATATTACTAATGTTTTAATCGGATTTGAGGATAATTGA
- a CDS encoding glycosyltransferase family 4 protein produces the protein MNQVLINLSVIFNKPTGISNYILNVLPYLKPLNPILLTASSREGFKTYTIPENLSPEQGIKGHFNRLLWTQFKLGKIYQDLKGSLLFSPLPEAPLFQNYPFVVMVHDLIPLRFPNPYSPLTPYFRYYIPQVLRQADHIICNSQATAKDIQDFLGISAQKITPIPLAYDDHHFRPLSLPQPEHPYFIYLGRSNPHKNLPRLISAFAKLPNCKEYQLWLAGPKDPRYIPKLESQVKELELIDRVKFLDYVSYDQLPVILNQALALVFPSLWEGFGLPVLEAMGCGVPVITSNLSSLPEVTSDAAILINPYHTEEITAAMAAIARDSQLRSHLRSLSLQRAQTFSWAKTGQATLEILKHYANCL, from the coding sequence GTGAATCAAGTTTTAATTAATTTATCGGTTATTTTTAATAAACCTACGGGTATTAGTAATTATATTTTAAATGTTCTTCCTTATTTAAAACCTCTTAATCCGATTTTACTGACTGCGAGTTCGAGGGAAGGGTTTAAGACTTATACTATTCCGGAAAATTTAAGCCCAGAACAAGGAATAAAAGGTCATTTTAACCGTCTCTTATGGACTCAATTTAAATTAGGGAAAATTTATCAAGATTTAAAAGGATCTTTGTTATTTTCTCCCCTACCCGAAGCCCCTTTATTTCAAAATTATCCTTTTGTGGTGATGGTTCATGATTTAATTCCGTTGCGGTTTCCTAATCCTTATTCTCCTTTAACTCCTTATTTTCGGTATTATATTCCTCAAGTTCTTCGGCAAGCTGATCACATTATTTGTAATTCCCAGGCAACGGCAAAAGATATTCAGGACTTTTTAGGGATTTCAGCCCAAAAAATTACCCCGATTCCCCTGGCTTATGATGATCATCATTTTCGTCCTTTAAGTCTTCCTCAACCGGAGCATCCTTATTTTATTTATTTAGGTCGTTCTAATCCTCATAAAAATTTACCTCGACTGATTAGTGCGTTTGCTAAACTTCCTAATTGTAAAGAATATCAATTATGGTTAGCAGGGCCAAAAGATCCCCGTTATATTCCTAAGTTAGAAAGTCAAGTTAAAGAATTAGAGTTAATCGATCGGGTTAAATTTCTCGATTATGTCTCCTATGATCAATTACCAGTTATACTAAATCAAGCTTTAGCATTAGTTTTTCCTTCTCTATGGGAGGGGTTTGGGTTGCCTGTTTTAGAAGCGATGGGGTGCGGAGTGCCTGTGATTACGTCTAATTTATCTTCTTTACCAGAAGTGACTTCAGATGCAGCTATTCTAATTAATCCCTATCATACTGAAGAAATTACCGCAGCAATGGCAGCAATAGCCAGAGATAGTCAGTTAAGATCGCATTTAAGGTCTCTCAGTCTTCAACGCGCCCAAACCTTTAGTTGGGCAAAAACCGGACAAGCCACCCTAGAAATTCTTAAACACTATGCTAACTGTTTATAG
- a CDS encoding metal-dependent hydrolase: protein MPSPIAHGVTGYVLSNSLPLKKLNFYLFYGVFVAIAPDFDFIPQWITGEKFHRGVTHSLVFALAFSLIAAGLIHYSRKDSYKLIFFCTFIIYSSHLFLDMFSMGSPGIKLLFPFSNDYIRASFLIFPPIDYTLGLFHPSYLVFLGVELGYSILLLILLRIVK, encoded by the coding sequence ATGCCTTCTCCTATTGCTCATGGGGTTACGGGATACGTTCTCTCTAATTCTTTACCCTTAAAAAAACTCAATTTTTACCTATTTTATGGAGTTTTCGTCGCCATTGCCCCTGATTTTGATTTTATCCCTCAATGGATAACCGGCGAAAAATTTCATCGCGGGGTAACTCATAGCTTAGTTTTTGCCTTGGCATTTAGTTTAATTGCCGCAGGATTAATTCATTATTCGCGAAAAGATTCTTATAAACTTATCTTTTTTTGTACTTTTATTATTTATAGTTCTCATTTATTTTTAGATATGTTTTCTATGGGGAGTCCGGGAATAAAGCTTTTATTTCCGTTTAGTAATGATTATATTCGAGCCAGTTTTTTGATTTTCCCTCCCATTGATTATACTCTAGGTTTATTTCATCCTAGTTATCTCGTTTTTCTAGGAGTTGAACTCGGCTATTCTATTTTACTTTTAATTTTACTGCGAATTGTTAAATAA
- the purN gene encoding phosphoribosylglycinamide formyltransferase, whose protein sequence is MTNQLPSFISPQYSLEELPLDKTLKLGVMASGSGTNFEALAQAIADKRLNAKIEVLIYNNPDAKAKERAQKWNIRHVLINHRDYKKNREALDQKIVETLKHYEVEWVIMAGWMRIITPVLLNAFPNHVLNIHPSLLPSFKGIKAIEQALEAGVKVTGCTVHIASLEVDSGPILIQAVVPILPDDTPETLHARVQIQEHKIFPIGIALAAKQY, encoded by the coding sequence ATGACCAATCAACTCCCTAGCTTTATTTCTCCTCAGTATTCCCTTGAAGAACTCCCATTAGATAAAACATTAAAATTAGGAGTAATGGCTTCTGGAAGTGGCACAAATTTTGAAGCCTTAGCGCAAGCGATCGCCGATAAACGCTTAAATGCTAAAATTGAAGTCTTAATCTATAATAATCCCGATGCCAAAGCCAAAGAAAGAGCGCAAAAATGGAACATTCGCCACGTATTAATTAATCATCGAGACTATAAAAAAAACCGAGAAGCCTTAGATCAAAAAATAGTTGAAACCCTCAAACACTATGAGGTAGAATGGGTAATTATGGCCGGTTGGATGAGAATTATTACCCCAGTTCTCTTAAATGCGTTTCCTAATCATGTCCTCAATATTCATCCGAGTTTATTACCGAGTTTTAAAGGAATAAAGGCGATCGAACAAGCTTTAGAAGCCGGAGTCAAAGTGACCGGATGCACCGTTCATATCGCTAGTTTAGAAGTGGATAGCGGGCCTATTTTGATTCAGGCAGTTGTGCCTATTCTCCCTGATGATACCCCAGAAACTCTCCACGCTCGTGTCCAAATTCAAGAGCATAAAATTTTCCCAATAGGTATCGCTTTAGCGGCTAAACAGTATTAA